A stretch of the Dyella telluris genome encodes the following:
- the rnhB gene encoding ribonuclease HII — protein sequence MAEPRARRRTSAEAATRLVAGVDEAGRGPLCGPVAVAAVILDPLRPIDGLNDSKKLTELKREALYPLIIERALAYSIVMVMSDEIDRINIYQATMSGMSRALVGLTPAAHEALIDGNALPRDLPCPGRAIIGGDALEPSISAASILAKVTRDRWMVALDQEHPGYGFAEHKGYGTPAHLAALQRLGPCPHHRRSFAPVKILVDQGVLF from the coding sequence ATGGCTGAGCCCAGGGCCAGACGACGCACCTCCGCCGAAGCTGCCACGCGCCTCGTCGCCGGCGTGGACGAAGCCGGGCGTGGCCCACTCTGCGGCCCGGTGGCGGTCGCCGCCGTCATCCTCGACCCGCTGCGCCCCATCGACGGTCTCAACGACTCCAAGAAGCTCACCGAGCTGAAACGCGAAGCGCTGTATCCGCTGATCATCGAGCGGGCGCTGGCGTACAGCATCGTGATGGTGATGTCCGATGAAATCGACCGCATCAACATCTACCAGGCCACCATGAGCGGCATGAGCCGCGCGCTGGTCGGCCTGACGCCTGCCGCGCACGAGGCGCTGATCGACGGCAACGCGCTGCCGCGCGACCTGCCCTGCCCGGGGCGCGCCATCATCGGGGGCGATGCGCTGGAGCCGTCCATCAGCGCCGCGTCGATTCTTGCCAAGGTCACGCGCGATCGCTGGATGGTGGCGCTGGACCAGGAACACCCCGGCTACGGATTCGCCGAGCACAAAGGTTATGGCACACCGGCGCACCTGGCCGCACTCCAGCGCTTGGGCCCTTGCCCGCACCATCGCCGCAGTTTCGCGCCGGTGAAGATCCTGGTGGATCAGGGTGTGCTGTTCTGA
- a CDS encoding amino acid permease, with translation MSLIRSLFTVKPIEASLAASDNMRRTLGLKDLIVLGVGAVIGAGIFVITGQAAAEHAGPALTISFVLAGLAAALAALSYAEFAAMLPVSGSAYVYAYATFGELLAWFIGWNVVAEYLLAVSSVAVGWSGYGVGLLHSMGIDVPSVLANAPLAFKDGHFVITGAWMNLPALLVVAAITMLLYAGTRQSTLFASVVVVLKVLVVILFVVFGLQYIDTSLWHPYVPASQGGDHYGWSGVFRAATSVFYAYIGFDAVATAAQETRNPQQNVPAGILISLAICTVLYIVVAAVLTGLVPYAELATAEPVATALAAHPSLAWLKVLTQIGAVAGLTSVILVMHMGLARILYSMAGDGLLPRTFGAVHDRFKTPHRTTVLVGVVGGLLAAVFPLSLLGDLLSMGTLLAFATVCIGVLVLRRTRPDLPRGFRVPAAPVVCTLGVIVCLFLLAQMNTGNWLLLAGWTALGMLIYIGYGYRHSRLRG, from the coding sequence ATGTCATTGATCCGCTCGCTGTTCACCGTCAAACCCATCGAGGCGTCGCTGGCCGCCAGCGACAACATGCGGCGCACGCTGGGCCTGAAGGATCTGATCGTCCTGGGCGTGGGTGCGGTGATCGGTGCAGGCATCTTCGTCATCACCGGGCAGGCTGCCGCCGAGCATGCCGGCCCGGCTTTGACCATTTCGTTTGTGCTCGCCGGCCTGGCCGCCGCGCTGGCGGCCCTGAGCTATGCGGAGTTCGCCGCCATGCTGCCGGTGTCCGGCAGTGCCTACGTTTATGCCTACGCCACCTTCGGTGAACTGCTGGCCTGGTTCATCGGCTGGAACGTGGTGGCCGAATACCTGCTGGCGGTGTCGTCGGTGGCGGTGGGCTGGTCCGGCTACGGCGTGGGCCTGCTGCACAGCATGGGCATCGACGTGCCGTCCGTGCTGGCCAATGCGCCGCTGGCCTTCAAGGACGGGCACTTCGTGATCACCGGGGCCTGGATGAACCTGCCGGCGCTGCTGGTGGTGGCGGCCATCACCATGCTGCTCTACGCAGGCACCCGCCAGTCGACGCTGTTCGCCAGCGTGGTGGTGGTGCTGAAGGTGCTGGTGGTGATCCTGTTCGTGGTGTTCGGCCTGCAGTACATCGACACCTCGCTGTGGCATCCGTACGTGCCGGCCAGCCAGGGTGGCGACCACTACGGCTGGTCGGGTGTGTTCCGCGCGGCCACCAGCGTGTTCTATGCCTACATCGGCTTCGATGCGGTGGCCACGGCGGCGCAGGAAACGCGCAATCCGCAGCAGAACGTGCCGGCGGGCATCCTGATCTCGCTGGCCATCTGCACGGTGCTCTACATCGTGGTGGCGGCCGTGCTGACCGGCCTGGTGCCGTATGCGGAACTGGCCACCGCCGAGCCGGTGGCCACCGCGCTGGCGGCGCATCCCTCGTTGGCATGGCTGAAGGTGCTCACGCAGATCGGTGCCGTGGCTGGCCTGACCTCGGTGATCCTGGTGATGCACATGGGCCTGGCGCGCATTCTCTACAGCATGGCGGGTGACGGCCTGCTGCCGCGCACGTTCGGCGCGGTGCACGACCGCTTCAAGACCCCGCATCGCACCACGGTGCTGGTGGGTGTGGTGGGTGGCCTTCTCGCTGCGGTGTTTCCGCTGAGCCTGCTGGGTGACCTGCTGTCGATGGGGACGTTGCTGGCGTTTGCCACCGTGTGCATCGGCGTGCTGGTGCTGCGTCGCACGCGCCCGGATCTACCGCGCGGTTTCCGCGTGCCGGCGGCGCCCGTGGTGTGCACGCTGGGCGTGATCGTGTGCCTGTTCCTGCTGGCGCAGATGAACACCGGCAACTGGCTGCTGCTGGCCGGCTGGACCGCGCTGGGCATGCTCATCTACATCGGTTACGGCTATCGCCACAGTCGCCTGCGCGGTTGA
- a CDS encoding TlpA disulfide reductase family protein, which produces MRRSIHRALAVLALSFATVCQARPGPGDIPPDYLGHARDGHDLRVSDLHGKVVIVTFWASWCGYCRKELPVLAALQKLKGTRDLQVIGVNHDDDYDKYKDLSRRWKDLDILLTYDPPDGRIGKPYKIDSLPFMVMIGRDGRIAQVFTGYDEDMLDTIMSDVDDLLAQPAPTAPANATASPPSS; this is translated from the coding sequence ATGAGACGTTCCATCCACAGGGCGCTGGCCGTGCTGGCGCTGAGCTTCGCCACGGTGTGCCAGGCCCGTCCAGGCCCGGGTGATATCCCGCCCGACTATCTGGGGCATGCCCGGGACGGGCACGACCTGCGCGTATCGGACCTGCACGGCAAGGTCGTGATCGTGACGTTCTGGGCGTCCTGGTGCGGCTACTGCCGCAAGGAGCTGCCTGTGCTCGCCGCCCTGCAGAAGCTCAAGGGCACCCGCGACCTGCAGGTGATTGGCGTGAACCACGACGATGACTACGACAAGTACAAGGACCTGAGCCGCCGCTGGAAGGATCTGGACATCCTGCTCACCTACGACCCGCCGGACGGTCGCATAGGCAAGCCTTACAAGATCGACAGCCTTCCCTTCATGGTCATGATCGGGCGCGACGGCCGCATCGCCCAGGTTTTCACCGGCTATGACGAAGACATGCTCGATACCATCATGTCCGACGTGGATGACCTGCTCGCCCAGCCGGCGCCCACGGCACCGGCGAACGCCACGGCGAGTCCGCCATCCTCCTGA
- the dnaE gene encoding DNA polymerase III subunit alpha has translation MSVRFAHLHLHSEYSLVDSTIRIKGLVDACVRQGIPAVALTDDSNMFALVKFYKACSAAGIKPIGGCDLWVSAPDDPRPWRLTLLIQNHAGYLNLSRLVSRAWRDGQHSGRAMVDAAWLTPEVTHGLIAVLGRDSEVARIAVNQGVDVAVARLRPLAAQLADRLYLELTRTGREGEENWNAAALGVAAQLDLPVIASNDVRFLKQEGFESHEARVCINQGRVLADPKRPRDYSDQQYLKSPEDMQALFADLPEALENTIELAKRCSLELSFGTYYLPDFPVPEGHDLASYIRELSREGLRERLEFAGVAPGRTREEYETRLERELDVIIKMGFPGYFLIVADFINWGKQNGIPVGPGRGSGAGSLVAWVLKITDLDPIQFDLLFERFLNPERVSMPDFDIDFCMDRRDEVIDYVARKYGRDHVSQIITYGSMAAKAVLRDSGRVLGMGYNAVDRIAKLIPARPLDLTLQCALGRSEKAKKEPDRIVKDFCDLYDQDEEARTLIDLALSLESITRGVGKHAGGVVIGPKPLTEFAPLYCEPGGAGVVTQYDKDDVEAVGLVKFDFLGLRTLTIIDWAVKAINARRAVSGEEELNIAAIATDDPAAYDLLKKAQTVAVFQLESSGMQRMLKDAKPDRFEDIIALVALYRPGPMDLIPSFVARKHGREEVVYPDPRVEPILKETYGIMVYQEQVMQMAQIVGGYSLGGADLLRRAMGKKKLEEMAKERAKFREGAAKDGLTGEKADEIFDLMEKFAGYGFNKSHAAAYALVSYHTAWLKAHYPAEFMAATISSDMDNTDKAVTFIDESKAIGLKVLPPDVNASEFMFVAVEPRVIRYGLGAIKGVGQGACEAIADERKRGGDYKDLADFCRRVDSTKLNRRVLEALILSGSLDALAPNRASLMAQLPNAMKAADQHLKNKQAGQNDMFGAMMGGTAPTVEVDLPVVGDWPLEQKLQGERDTLGHYLSGHPTDPWRDELAQLSTCPLGEIGDRYQPPKPRKNDGDDNRFRRGPDTPWTVAGMVTGVRKRGDSDAFVRLEDGTGIIEVSFFGDLYQQVAPMLTRDQLLVVEGGLRIDDFSGGGFALRARSAYTLGDACRRFARLLRLKLNGVNPGFIDDLRRTLAGYRGGRASVVLYGYHNAIAQADLELGEEWRVDAIPELLRAIRAVPGVEAARLRIVKSDDRPRGD, from the coding sequence ATGTCCGTCCGCTTCGCCCACCTCCACCTTCACAGCGAATACTCGCTGGTCGACTCGACCATCCGTATCAAGGGACTGGTCGATGCCTGCGTGCGCCAGGGTATTCCCGCGGTCGCGCTGACCGACGACAGCAACATGTTCGCGCTGGTGAAGTTCTACAAGGCATGCAGCGCGGCCGGCATCAAGCCGATCGGCGGCTGCGACCTGTGGGTCAGCGCGCCGGATGATCCGCGCCCCTGGCGCCTGACCCTGCTCATCCAGAACCACGCGGGCTATCTCAACCTGTCCCGACTGGTGTCGCGCGCCTGGCGCGACGGCCAGCACAGCGGCCGTGCCATGGTCGACGCGGCGTGGCTCACGCCGGAAGTGACGCACGGCCTGATCGCCGTGCTCGGCCGCGACAGCGAAGTGGCGCGCATCGCCGTGAACCAGGGCGTGGATGTGGCGGTGGCGCGCCTGCGCCCGCTCGCCGCGCAGCTGGCCGACCGGCTTTACCTCGAGCTGACCCGTACCGGCCGCGAGGGCGAGGAAAACTGGAATGCCGCCGCGCTCGGCGTGGCCGCGCAACTCGACCTGCCGGTGATTGCCAGCAACGACGTGCGCTTCCTCAAGCAGGAAGGCTTCGAATCGCACGAAGCGCGCGTGTGCATCAACCAGGGCCGTGTGCTGGCCGACCCCAAGCGTCCACGCGACTACAGCGACCAGCAATACCTCAAGTCGCCCGAGGACATGCAGGCGCTGTTCGCCGACCTTCCCGAGGCGCTGGAAAACACCATCGAGCTGGCCAAGCGCTGCTCCCTGGAGCTGAGCTTTGGCACGTATTACCTGCCCGACTTCCCGGTGCCCGAAGGCCACGACCTGGCCAGCTACATCCGCGAACTCTCGCGCGAGGGCCTGAGGGAGCGCCTGGAATTTGCCGGCGTCGCGCCCGGCCGTACCCGCGAGGAGTACGAGACGCGACTGGAACGCGAGCTGGACGTCATCATCAAGATGGGCTTCCCCGGTTACTTCCTGATCGTGGCGGACTTCATCAACTGGGGTAAGCAGAACGGCATTCCGGTCGGCCCCGGTCGTGGTTCGGGTGCCGGTTCGCTGGTGGCGTGGGTGCTGAAGATCACCGACCTGGACCCGATCCAGTTCGACCTGCTGTTCGAGCGATTCTTGAATCCCGAACGCGTGTCGATGCCCGACTTCGACATCGACTTCTGCATGGATCGCCGCGACGAAGTGATCGACTACGTCGCGCGCAAGTACGGCCGCGACCACGTCAGCCAGATCATCACCTACGGCTCGATGGCGGCGAAGGCCGTGCTGCGCGACTCCGGCCGCGTGCTCGGCATGGGCTACAACGCGGTGGACCGCATCGCCAAGCTCATTCCCGCGCGCCCGCTCGACCTCACGCTGCAATGCGCGCTGGGTCGTTCGGAAAAAGCCAAGAAAGAACCCGATCGCATCGTCAAGGATTTCTGCGACCTCTACGACCAGGACGAGGAAGCACGCACGCTGATCGACCTGGCGCTGAGCCTGGAAAGCATCACCCGCGGTGTCGGCAAGCACGCCGGTGGCGTGGTGATCGGCCCCAAGCCGCTCACCGAATTCGCCCCGCTGTATTGCGAACCGGGTGGCGCCGGCGTGGTCACGCAGTACGACAAGGACGACGTGGAAGCCGTCGGCCTGGTGAAGTTCGACTTCCTCGGCCTGCGCACGCTCACCATCATCGACTGGGCGGTGAAGGCCATCAACGCGCGCCGCGCGGTGAGTGGCGAGGAAGAACTCAACATCGCGGCCATCGCCACCGATGACCCGGCGGCGTACGACCTGCTGAAGAAAGCGCAGACGGTCGCCGTGTTCCAGCTCGAATCCTCGGGCATGCAGCGCATGCTCAAGGATGCAAAACCCGACCGTTTCGAGGACATCATCGCGCTGGTGGCGTTGTACCGCCCCGGCCCGATGGACCTGATTCCCAGCTTCGTCGCCCGTAAACACGGCCGCGAGGAAGTGGTGTATCCCGATCCGCGCGTCGAACCGATCCTGAAAGAGACCTACGGCATCATGGTCTATCAGGAACAGGTGATGCAGATGGCGCAGATCGTGGGCGGTTATTCGCTCGGCGGCGCCGACCTGCTGCGTCGCGCGATGGGCAAGAAAAAGCTCGAGGAAATGGCGAAGGAACGCGCCAAGTTCCGCGAGGGCGCCGCCAAGGACGGACTCACCGGCGAAAAGGCCGATGAGATCTTCGACCTGATGGAGAAGTTCGCCGGCTACGGCTTCAACAAGTCGCACGCGGCCGCGTACGCGCTCGTCTCGTACCACACGGCCTGGCTGAAGGCGCACTACCCCGCCGAGTTCATGGCCGCGACGATTTCGTCGGACATGGACAACACCGACAAGGCGGTGACCTTCATCGACGAGTCGAAGGCGATCGGCCTGAAGGTGCTACCGCCGGATGTGAACGCCTCGGAGTTCATGTTCGTCGCGGTGGAACCGCGCGTGATCCGCTACGGGCTGGGCGCCATCAAGGGCGTGGGCCAGGGCGCGTGCGAAGCGATCGCCGACGAGCGCAAGCGCGGTGGTGATTACAAGGATCTCGCCGACTTCTGCCGTCGCGTGGATTCGACCAAGCTCAATCGCCGCGTGCTCGAAGCGCTGATTCTTTCCGGCTCGCTGGATGCGCTCGCACCGAACCGCGCCAGCCTGATGGCACAGCTGCCGAACGCCATGAAGGCGGCCGACCAGCACCTGAAAAACAAACAGGCCGGCCAGAACGACATGTTCGGCGCCATGATGGGGGGCACCGCTCCCACGGTCGAAGTCGATCTTCCGGTCGTGGGCGACTGGCCGCTCGAACAGAAGCTGCAGGGCGAGCGCGATACGCTCGGCCACTACCTATCCGGCCATCCCACCGACCCGTGGCGTGACGAGCTGGCACAGCTCTCCACCTGCCCGCTGGGCGAGATCGGCGACCGCTACCAGCCGCCCAAGCCGCGCAAGAACGACGGCGACGACAACCGCTTCCGTCGCGGCCCGGATACGCCGTGGACGGTGGCCGGCATGGTCACCGGCGTGCGTAAGCGCGGTGACAGCGACGCCTTCGTGCGCCTTGAAGACGGCACCGGCATCATCGAAGTGAGCTTCTTCGGTGACCTGTACCAGCAGGTCGCCCCCATGCTCACGCGCGACCAGTTGCTGGTGGTGGAAGGCGGCCTGCGCATTGACGACTTCTCCGGCGGTGGTTTCGCCCTGCGCGCCCGTAGCGCCTACACCCTGGGGGATGCCTGCCGCCGCTTCGCGCGCCTCTTGCGTTTAAAACTGAACGGCGTGAACCCGGGTTTCATCGACGACCTGCGCCGCACGCTGGCCGGCTACCGTGGCGGGCGCGCCAGTGTCGTGCTTTACGGCTACCACAACGCCATCGCACAGGCGGACCTTGAGCTGGGTGAGGAATGGCGCGTGGACGCCATCCCGGAGCTCCTGCGCGCCATCCGCGCGGTTCCCGGGGTGGAAGCGGCCAGGCTGCGCATCGTCAAGTCGGACGACCGGCCGCGCGGCGACTGA
- a CDS encoding acetyl-CoA carboxylase carboxyltransferase subunit alpha produces the protein MNPNFLDFEQPIAELDAKIEELRHASHGQAFNIDEEVGRLREKLKLKTNEIFRNLTPWQVTQLSRHPGRPYTLDYISVMCDEFHELAGDRAYADDAAIVGGLGRINGRSVMIIGHQKARDTKGKVRRNFGMPRPEGYRKALRLMKMAERFGLPLITLIDTPGAYPGVGAEERGQSEAIARNLLEMADLKTPIVCTVIGEGGSGGALAIGVGDRTVMLQYSTYSVISPEGCASILWKSAEKAKDAAEALGLTAPRLLELGLIDKVVREPLGGAHRNPHSMAVRLKAVLLNQLDELEALPVKDLLDLRYKRLRGYGAYNE, from the coding sequence ATGAATCCCAACTTCCTCGATTTCGAACAACCCATCGCCGAGCTGGACGCGAAGATTGAAGAGCTTCGCCACGCCAGCCACGGGCAGGCGTTCAACATCGACGAAGAAGTCGGCCGCCTGCGTGAAAAGCTGAAGCTGAAGACCAACGAGATCTTCCGCAACCTCACGCCCTGGCAGGTCACACAGCTGTCGCGCCATCCGGGTCGCCCGTACACGCTCGACTACATCAGCGTGATGTGCGACGAGTTCCACGAGCTGGCCGGCGACCGCGCCTACGCGGATGACGCCGCCATCGTCGGCGGCCTTGGCCGCATCAACGGCCGTTCGGTGATGATCATCGGTCACCAGAAGGCACGCGATACCAAGGGCAAGGTGCGCCGCAACTTCGGCATGCCGCGTCCCGAGGGTTACCGCAAGGCACTGCGCCTGATGAAGATGGCCGAACGTTTCGGCCTGCCGCTGATTACCCTGATCGACACCCCAGGCGCCTACCCGGGCGTGGGCGCCGAAGAGCGTGGCCAGTCCGAAGCCATTGCGCGCAACCTGCTGGAAATGGCCGACCTGAAGACACCCATCGTCTGCACCGTGATCGGTGAAGGCGGTTCGGGTGGTGCGCTGGCCATCGGCGTGGGTGACCGCACCGTCATGCTGCAGTACTCGACGTATTCGGTGATTTCACCGGAAGGCTGCGCATCCATCCTGTGGAAGAGCGCCGAGAAGGCCAAGGATGCCGCCGAAGCGCTGGGTCTGACGGCACCGCGCCTGCTGGAGCTGGGCCTGATCGACAAGGTGGTGCGCGAGCCGCTGGGTGGCGCCCATCGCAACCCGCACTCCATGGCCGTGCGCCTGAAGGCGGTGCTGCTCAACCAGCTCGACGAGCTGGAAGCACTGCCGGTGAAGGATCTGCTGGACCTGCGCTACAAGCGCCTGCGCGGCTACGGCGCGTACAACGAGTAA